In Pseudomonas fluorescens, a genomic segment contains:
- the hflK gene encoding protease modulator HflK codes for MTERDSPDSPWIQAGRLTFLALYAVTVLAALAWAFSNVRQIDPQNRAVVLHFGALDRIQNAGLLLAWPQPFEQVVLLPAADRVIERRVENLLRSDAAVQADRVASFATPLSDALAGSGYLLTGDAGVVQLDVRVFYKVTEPYAFVLQGEHVLPALDRLVTRSAVALTAARDLDTILVARPELIGTDNGAAERRERLRGDLVQGINKRLAELAASGLGLGIEVTRVDVQSSLPSPAVNAFNAVLTASQQADKAVANARTDAEKLTQTANQQADRMVQVAHAQASERLANAQAQTAAVASLAQVKDPGLLLRLYRERLPKILGQAGSVTTVDPKDDSRLIIQGADQ; via the coding sequence ATGACTGAGCGTGACAGCCCGGACAGCCCCTGGATCCAGGCCGGCCGCCTGACGTTCCTGGCGCTGTACGCGGTGACTGTGTTGGCGGCGCTGGCCTGGGCATTTTCCAATGTGCGCCAGATCGACCCCCAGAACCGCGCCGTGGTCTTGCACTTCGGCGCACTGGATCGAATCCAGAACGCCGGGCTATTGCTGGCGTGGCCGCAACCCTTCGAGCAAGTGGTGCTGTTGCCGGCGGCAGACCGTGTGATCGAACGCCGCGTCGAGAACCTGCTGCGCTCCGATGCGGCGGTACAGGCCGACCGCGTGGCCAGTTTCGCCACGCCGTTGAGCGATGCACTGGCCGGCTCCGGCTACCTGCTGACCGGCGATGCCGGCGTGGTGCAGCTGGATGTGCGGGTGTTCTACAAGGTCACCGAACCCTACGCGTTTGTGTTGCAGGGCGAGCATGTACTGCCGGCCCTGGATCGCCTGGTGACCCGCAGCGCCGTGGCATTGACCGCCGCCCGTGACCTCGACACGATCCTGGTGGCGCGCCCCGAACTGATCGGTACCGACAACGGCGCCGCCGAGCGCCGTGAACGGCTGCGCGGGGACCTGGTGCAGGGCATCAATAAACGCTTGGCCGAGTTGGCCGCCAGCGGTCTGGGCCTGGGTATCGAAGTGACCCGTGTCGATGTGCAATCGAGCCTGCCGAGCCCGGCGGTGAATGCGTTCAATGCGGTACTCACTGCCAGCCAGCAGGCTGACAAAGCGGTGGCCAATGCGCGTACCGACGCGGAAAAGCTCACCCAAACCGCCAACCAGCAAGCCGACCGCATGGTGCAAGTCGCCCATGCCCAGGCCAGTGAGCGCCTGGCCAATGCCCAGGCGCAAACCGCCGCTGTCGCAAGCCTGGCCCAGGTCAAAGACCCCGGCCTGCTGCTGCGACTGTACCGCGAGCGCTTGCCGAAGATCCTCGGCCAGGCCGGCTCAGTAACCACGGTCGATCCCAAAGACGACTCCCGCTTGATCATCCAGGGAGCCGACCAATGA
- a CDS encoding CDP-alcohol phosphatidyltransferase family protein, protein MISIYQLKPRFQNLLRPLVQRLYDNGTTANQITVLAGVVSLLVGLLIAGFAQHLWLFALIPLWMILRMALNAIDGMLAREFGQQSRLGAYLNELCDVIADSALILPFALIPGVSLVPVLLVTLLAVFSEYAGVLGPMIGASRRYDGPMGKSDRAFVLGVLAMGVALGWLGAGWVDVVMWLVAALLAYTLINRVRQGLKEEHSISPSA, encoded by the coding sequence ATGATTTCGATCTATCAGCTCAAACCGCGTTTTCAAAACCTGCTGCGCCCCCTCGTGCAGCGCCTCTACGACAACGGCACCACCGCCAACCAGATCACCGTACTGGCCGGCGTCGTTTCCCTGCTGGTCGGTCTGCTGATCGCTGGCTTCGCCCAGCACCTTTGGCTGTTTGCACTGATCCCGCTGTGGATGATCCTGCGCATGGCCCTCAACGCCATCGACGGCATGCTCGCGCGGGAATTCGGCCAGCAGTCGCGCCTGGGTGCCTACCTCAATGAACTGTGCGACGTGATCGCCGACAGCGCGCTGATCCTGCCCTTTGCGCTGATCCCCGGCGTCAGCCTGGTGCCCGTACTGCTGGTGACCTTGCTTGCGGTGTTCAGCGAATACGCGGGTGTGCTGGGACCGATGATTGGCGCATCACGGCGTTATGACGGGCCAATGGGCAAGAGTGATCGGGCGTTCGTCCTTGGCGTACTGGCCATGGGTGTGGCGCTGGGCTGGCTTGGCGCCGGTTGGGTCGATGTGGTGATGTGGCTGGTCGCCGCCCTGCTCGCCTACACCTTGATCAACCGGGTGCGCCAGGGTCTCAAAGAAGAACACTCCATCTCCCCTTCTGCATAA
- the hflC gene encoding protease modulator HflC: MLSAHSHDHGHHHGHHHHHHGDEQPAGPFPWRRMAWAVLLVLFAVAAASLVQVRSGEATVITRFGNPSRVLLEPGLGWRWPAPFEAAIPVDLRLRTTSSGLQDVGTRDGLRIIVQAYVAWQVQGDADNVQRFMRAVQNQPDEAARQIRTFVGSALETTAASFDLSSLINTDASQVRIAEFEAQLRQQIDQQLLTTYGVRVAQVGIERLTLPSVTLTATVDRMRAERETIATERTAVGKREAAQIRSAAERDARIVQADATVKAADIEAQSRVEAAQIYGRAYAGNPQLYNLLRSLDTLGTVVTPGTKIILRTDAAPFRVLVDGPKDVQP, translated from the coding sequence CTGTTGAGCGCTCATTCTCACGATCATGGTCACCACCACGGCCACCATCATCACCATCATGGTGATGAACAACCCGCCGGCCCATTCCCTTGGCGCCGCATGGCCTGGGCCGTATTGCTGGTGCTGTTTGCGGTCGCTGCCGCCAGCCTGGTGCAGGTGCGGTCGGGCGAGGCCACGGTGATTACCCGTTTCGGCAACCCATCGAGAGTGCTGCTGGAGCCGGGCCTGGGCTGGCGCTGGCCGGCACCGTTCGAAGCGGCGATCCCGGTTGACCTGCGCTTGCGCACCACTTCCAGCGGTTTGCAGGACGTGGGCACCCGCGACGGCCTGCGCATTATCGTGCAGGCCTATGTGGCATGGCAGGTACAAGGCGATGCCGACAATGTGCAGCGCTTTATGCGTGCAGTGCAGAACCAACCGGATGAAGCGGCGCGGCAGATTCGCACCTTTGTCGGTTCGGCACTGGAAACCACGGCGGCCAGCTTCGACCTGTCCAGCCTGATCAATACGGATGCCAGCCAGGTGCGCATCGCCGAATTCGAGGCGCAGTTGCGCCAGCAGATCGATCAACAATTGCTGACCACCTATGGCGTACGCGTGGCACAGGTGGGTATTGAGCGGCTGACCTTGCCGTCGGTGACCCTCACTGCCACCGTCGACCGCATGCGCGCCGAGCGTGAAACCATCGCCACTGAACGCACCGCCGTGGGCAAGCGTGAAGCGGCGCAGATTCGCTCCGCTGCCGAGCGCGATGCGCGGATCGTGCAGGCTGACGCCACGGTAAAAGCCGCCGATATCGAAGCCCAATCGCGGGTCGAAGCCGCGCAGATTTATGGTCGTGCCTACGCCGGCAACCCGCAGCTGTATAACTTGCTGCGCTCCCTGGATACCTTGGGCACCGTGGTCACCCCGGGTACCAAGATCATCCTGCGCACTGACGCTGCGCCATTTCGCGTCTTGGTGGACGGGCCGAAGGACGTTCAACCATGA
- the hflK gene encoding protease modulator HflK has product MQLDLEAEGASVEGLPRFQQGLFHARRLRQAGISLTLLAISGWVLALFVALFAPLSIWPVVLINCASALLVLVAGLQSAWWVADWRAQALEGTIVELIEPPVEPAAWHRDLINRFGSGLLAQIGAPVLWLVGWSLLALVSVLEFWNLALPAAAVSQSASIGAALALALAFGLLVFERRLAQETAAQWPEAAQLVQLSRVAIICLVVSAICLLFAGAEAVWPLRLATLIGLLPALVALEFLLRGLLSLFSPRQPRLEPRLMAQSFIAGLLRWPPQPLQALQHELHNRFGIDLRQIWAFTYMRRAFLPVLLVVLAVGWALTGVHEVPLQGRGIYERFGKPVEVFGPGLHAGLPWPLGRVLSVENGVVHELATSVSEAATPELAAAEGPAPLIANRLWDASHVNDKSQVIASSSGDKQSFQIVNMDVRFVYRIGLTDQAALAATYNSADVPTLIRSTASRILVHDFASRTLDELLGEQRTRLADEIGHAVQTDLQTLDSGVEILATVVEAIHPPAGAANAYHGVQAAQIGAQALISRERGAASEQTNQALLQASTARDQALAIAREVSAGAQAADLRFSAEQKAYATAGRAFVLEQYLGQLSQGLAHAKLLILDHRLGANSAPTIDLRSFTLPADPSVPRKAVQ; this is encoded by the coding sequence ATGCAACTGGATCTAGAAGCTGAAGGCGCCTCGGTAGAAGGCCTGCCGCGTTTTCAGCAAGGGCTGTTCCATGCCCGTCGATTGAGACAAGCCGGTATCAGCCTGACCCTGCTGGCTATCAGTGGCTGGGTATTGGCGCTGTTTGTCGCGCTGTTTGCGCCGCTGTCGATCTGGCCGGTGGTGTTGATCAACTGCGCGTCGGCCCTGCTGGTGCTGGTGGCCGGCTTGCAGTCGGCGTGGTGGGTGGCCGATTGGCGCGCCCAGGCGCTGGAAGGGACCATCGTCGAGCTGATCGAGCCACCTGTTGAGCCTGCCGCCTGGCACCGCGACCTGATCAATCGATTCGGCAGCGGGCTGCTTGCCCAGATCGGCGCGCCCGTGTTGTGGCTCGTCGGTTGGTCGCTGCTGGCGCTGGTCAGCGTCCTCGAGTTCTGGAACCTGGCCTTGCCTGCGGCGGCGGTTAGTCAGTCTGCCAGCATCGGCGCGGCGCTGGCGCTGGCATTGGCCTTCGGCTTGCTGGTGTTCGAGCGCCGCCTGGCACAGGAAACCGCTGCGCAGTGGCCGGAAGCCGCGCAGTTGGTGCAGCTCAGTCGAGTCGCGATCATCTGCCTGGTGGTCAGTGCGATTTGCCTGTTGTTCGCGGGTGCCGAAGCGGTCTGGCCATTGCGCTTGGCCACGCTGATCGGGCTGTTGCCGGCGCTGGTGGCGCTGGAGTTTCTGTTACGCGGCCTACTCTCGTTGTTCAGCCCACGGCAGCCGCGCCTGGAACCGCGCCTGATGGCGCAGAGCTTTATCGCCGGGTTGCTGCGCTGGCCGCCACAACCCTTGCAGGCGCTGCAGCACGAATTGCACAACCGCTTCGGCATCGACCTGCGCCAGATCTGGGCGTTTACCTACATGCGCCGGGCGTTCCTGCCGGTATTGCTGGTGGTGCTGGCCGTAGGCTGGGCACTGACCGGCGTACACGAAGTGCCCCTGCAAGGCCGTGGGATTTATGAGCGCTTCGGCAAACCCGTGGAGGTCTTTGGCCCTGGCCTGCATGCCGGCTTGCCCTGGCCGCTGGGCCGCGTGTTGAGTGTGGAGAACGGCGTGGTGCATGAGCTGGCGACCAGCGTCAGCGAGGCGGCCACGCCGGAGCTTGCCGCCGCCGAAGGCCCTGCGCCGTTGATTGCCAACCGCTTGTGGGACGCCAGCCATGTCAATGACAAATCCCAGGTGATCGCCAGCAGCAGCGGCGACAAGCAGAGCTTCCAGATCGTCAATATGGACGTGCGTTTCGTCTACCGTATCGGCCTGACCGACCAGGCCGCGCTGGCCGCCACCTATAACAGCGCCGATGTGCCGACCCTGATCCGCAGCACCGCCAGCCGCATCCTCGTGCATGACTTCGCTTCACGCACCCTCGATGAATTGCTTGGCGAACAACGCACCCGCTTGGCCGACGAAATCGGCCACGCCGTACAAACCGACCTGCAAACGCTCGACAGCGGGGTGGAAATCTTGGCGACCGTGGTGGAGGCGATCCACCCGCCGGCCGGTGCCGCCAATGCCTACCACGGCGTGCAAGCGGCACAGATCGGCGCCCAGGCCCTGATTTCCCGTGAGCGCGGCGCTGCCAGCGAACAAACCAACCAGGCGTTGTTGCAAGCCAGCACCGCCCGCGACCAGGCATTGGCCATCGCCCGTGAAGTGAGTGCCGGCGCCCAGGCGGCAGACCTGCGTTTTAGCGCCGAACAGAAGGCCTACGCCACGGCCGGCCGGGCCTTTGTGCTGGAACAGTACCTCGGCCAACTCAGCCAGGGCCTGGCCCACGCCAAACTGTTGATTCTGGATCATCGCCTGGGCGCCAACAGTGCGCCGACGATCGATCTGCGTTCTTTTACCTTGCCGGCCGATCCCTCGGTACCGCGTAAAGCCGTTCAATAA